From one Geoalkalibacter halelectricus genomic stretch:
- the pgi gene encoding glucose-6-phosphate isomerase — protein sequence MPRPTQLPAWRALQEHYQELRDLHLRDLFDQDPQRFRRFSLMLEDALLFDYSKNRISARTMQLLVRLAEEAGLRAKIDAMFAGEKINRTEDRAVLHVALRNRSHRPICVDGDDVMPGVNAVLEKMRDFSRQVRTGAWRGHTGKPMRALVNIGIGGSDLGPLMVCEALRHYADPGLSVHFVSNVDGTHLAETLKGLDAETTLFIVASKTFTTQETLANATSARAWLIDALGDDQAVARHFVALSTNTEKVVEFGIDAANMFEFWDWVGGRYSLWSAIGTSIAVALGFERFEELLEGAFEVDEHFRSAPFAANIPVIMGLLGIWYTDFFAAESHAILPYEQYLHRFPAYFQQGDMESNGKRVTLDGESVDYPTGPIIWGEPGTNGQHAFYQLIHQGTRLIPCDFLAGALSHNPLGEHHPILLSNFLAQTEALMRGKTEAEARAELEAEGKSAAAVAALLPHKVFPGNRPTNSLLYRKLTPRTLGMLIALYEHKVFVQGAIWNINSFDQWGVELGKQLARAILPELHGEGALGSHDSSTRALIELCRKWRRDG from the coding sequence ATGCCGCGTCCCACCCAACTGCCGGCCTGGCGGGCCTTGCAGGAGCATTACCAGGAACTGCGCGATCTGCACCTGCGCGATCTCTTTGATCAGGATCCCCAGCGCTTCCGGCGTTTTTCCCTGATGCTCGAGGATGCCCTGCTGTTTGACTACTCCAAGAACCGCATCAGCGCGCGCACCATGCAACTGCTGGTGCGCCTGGCCGAGGAGGCCGGGTTGCGCGCCAAGATCGACGCCATGTTCGCGGGCGAGAAGATCAACCGCACCGAGGACCGCGCGGTACTGCACGTGGCGCTGCGCAACCGCTCCCATCGACCCATATGCGTCGATGGCGACGATGTGATGCCCGGCGTCAACGCGGTGCTGGAGAAGATGCGGGATTTTTCCCGCCAGGTGCGCACCGGCGCCTGGCGCGGCCATACCGGCAAGCCCATGCGCGCGCTGGTCAATATCGGCATCGGCGGCTCCGATCTCGGTCCCCTCATGGTGTGCGAGGCGCTCAGGCACTACGCCGATCCGGGTCTTTCAGTGCATTTCGTCTCCAACGTCGACGGCACCCACCTCGCCGAAACCCTCAAGGGTCTCGATGCCGAAACCACGTTGTTCATTGTCGCCTCCAAGACCTTTACCACTCAGGAAACCCTGGCCAACGCGACCTCGGCGCGCGCCTGGCTGATCGACGCCCTCGGCGACGACCAAGCGGTGGCGCGCCATTTCGTCGCCCTGTCCACCAACACCGAGAAGGTGGTGGAATTCGGCATCGACGCCGCCAACATGTTTGAATTCTGGGACTGGGTGGGAGGCCGTTATTCCCTGTGGTCGGCCATCGGCACTTCCATCGCCGTGGCCCTGGGGTTCGAGCGTTTCGAGGAACTGCTCGAAGGCGCCTTCGAGGTGGATGAGCATTTTCGCTCCGCGCCCTTTGCCGCCAACATTCCGGTGATCATGGGCTTGCTCGGGATCTGGTACACGGATTTCTTCGCTGCCGAATCCCACGCCATTTTGCCCTACGAGCAGTACCTGCATCGCTTTCCCGCCTATTTTCAGCAGGGCGACATGGAGAGCAACGGCAAGCGCGTGACCCTCGACGGCGAGTCGGTCGACTACCCCACCGGTCCCATCATCTGGGGCGAGCCCGGCACCAACGGCCAGCATGCCTTCTATCAGTTGATTCACCAGGGCACGCGGCTGATTCCCTGCGACTTTCTCGCCGGCGCCCTCAGCCACAATCCCCTCGGGGAGCATCATCCCATCTTGCTCTCCAACTTTCTCGCCCAGACCGAAGCGCTGATGCGCGGCAAGACCGAGGCCGAGGCGCGCGCCGAACTCGAGGCCGAGGGCAAATCCGCCGCGGCCGTCGCCGCGTTGTTGCCGCACAAGGTGTTTCCCGGCAATCGGCCGACCAATTCCCTGCTCTACCGCAAGCTCACGCCGCGCACCCTGGGCATGCTCATCGCCCTCTATGAACACAAGGTTTTCGTGCAGGGGGCCATCTGGAACATCAATTCCTTCGATCAGTGGGGCGTTGAGCTCGGCAAGCAACTGGCGCGGGCCATTTTGCCCGAGTTGCACGGCGAGGGCGCCCTCGGCAGCCATGACAGCTCGACCCGTGCGCTGATCGAACTATGCCGGAAGTGGCGACGCGATGGTTGA